A genomic region of Ensifer sp. PDNC004 contains the following coding sequences:
- a CDS encoding xanthine dehydrogenase family protein molybdopterin-binding subunit, with protein MNMTTPIEQREFKIVGKSVKRDDVLEKVTGEAQYTGDIKLPGMLHGKIKRATIAHARIKSIDVSKALAYPGVKAVLTHETVPRVLHYGSPHPRSASCTKDQYILDDKVRFWGEGVAAVAAISEEIADEALDLIEVEYEALPAVFEPEDAAQPGAPLIHEVGPGGNLVLDPVRVNRGDVDKGFAEADFVLEGTFAGGRPHPAYMEPNVCVADWDGSNKLTFWTSTQTSFMVRGILAEVLGLPLTKVRVLVDHMGGGFGAKQDLFQHEFLCALLAKETRRPVKMEFTRHETFVAGRSRHPCKIWLRQGFKNDGTLVARDMKLVYDSGAYGSHGPGVTIVGTTAATSLYRCENVRLEGRCVYTNTPINGAFRGYGVVQSYYALDIQMDEAAERLGMDPAELKLKNVVRAGDIAPSGHPIIGHGLEICLQHGIDVLDWKALRNRDRTPDPNRPHIRKGWGIGCEMHGSSAYPGIKEQGNATVKVNEDGTVTLLTGAAGLGTGAHTALAQIVAEELGVRFEDVGVIHGDTDVVPWDIGAFASHTTYLVGTAAKMAAGKVRAAVLARAAMKLQVSPEDIDLSEGKVFLIAEPDRSMTVSQAMGPSRGIPAANIVANGTYEPTKSYSFAAHFTEVDVDTETGIVEVKRVVPVHDVGRVIHPIAAQGQIEGGIQQGIGHTLTEDYVIDKKTGRSLNAGLVDYKMPLSMDMPDIETIILEAAPDPGGPWGAKGVGEDPIIAIGPSIANAIHDAIGVRFHHYPITPEDILKALREKGA; from the coding sequence ATGAACATGACCACCCCCATCGAACAGCGCGAGTTCAAGATCGTCGGCAAGAGCGTCAAGCGAGACGACGTGCTCGAGAAGGTGACGGGCGAGGCGCAGTATACCGGCGACATCAAGCTCCCCGGCATGCTTCACGGCAAGATCAAGCGCGCGACGATCGCCCATGCGCGCATCAAGTCGATCGACGTCAGCAAGGCGCTTGCATATCCCGGCGTCAAGGCAGTGCTGACGCACGAGACCGTGCCGCGCGTGCTGCACTACGGCTCGCCGCATCCACGCTCGGCCTCCTGCACCAAGGACCAGTACATTCTCGACGACAAGGTGCGGTTCTGGGGCGAGGGCGTCGCCGCCGTCGCCGCGATCAGCGAGGAGATCGCCGACGAGGCGCTCGACCTGATCGAGGTGGAATATGAAGCGTTGCCGGCCGTCTTCGAACCGGAGGATGCTGCCCAGCCCGGCGCGCCGCTGATCCATGAGGTCGGTCCCGGCGGCAACCTGGTGCTCGACCCGGTGCGCGTCAACCGCGGCGACGTCGACAAGGGCTTTGCCGAGGCGGACTTCGTGCTCGAGGGCACCTTTGCCGGTGGACGGCCGCATCCGGCCTACATGGAGCCGAACGTCTGCGTCGCCGACTGGGACGGCTCCAACAAGCTGACCTTCTGGACCTCGACCCAGACCTCCTTCATGGTGCGCGGCATCCTTGCCGAAGTGCTCGGCCTGCCACTCACCAAGGTGCGCGTGCTCGTCGACCATATGGGTGGCGGCTTCGGCGCCAAGCAGGACCTTTTCCAGCACGAGTTTCTCTGCGCGCTTCTGGCCAAGGAAACCCGCCGGCCGGTGAAGATGGAGTTCACCCGCCATGAGACCTTCGTCGCCGGTCGTTCGCGTCACCCCTGCAAGATCTGGCTGAGGCAGGGCTTCAAGAACGACGGCACGCTCGTCGCCCGCGACATGAAGCTGGTCTATGATTCAGGCGCCTACGGCTCCCATGGCCCGGGCGTGACCATCGTCGGCACGACCGCCGCCACCTCGCTCTATCGCTGCGAGAACGTGCGGCTGGAGGGTCGCTGCGTCTACACCAACACCCCGATCAACGGCGCCTTCCGCGGCTACGGGGTTGTGCAAAGCTACTACGCGCTCGACATCCAGATGGACGAAGCCGCCGAACGGCTCGGCATGGACCCGGCCGAGCTGAAGCTGAAGAACGTGGTGCGGGCCGGCGACATCGCGCCGTCAGGCCACCCGATCATCGGTCACGGGCTTGAAATCTGCCTTCAGCACGGCATCGACGTACTCGACTGGAAGGCGCTTCGGAACCGCGACCGGACGCCGGATCCCAACCGTCCGCATATCCGCAAGGGGTGGGGCATCGGCTGCGAGATGCACGGCTCGTCTGCCTATCCCGGCATCAAGGAGCAGGGCAATGCCACGGTAAAGGTCAACGAGGACGGTACGGTCACGCTTTTGACTGGCGCTGCCGGGCTTGGCACCGGTGCACATACGGCGCTGGCGCAGATCGTTGCCGAAGAGCTCGGCGTGCGCTTCGAGGACGTCGGCGTTATCCATGGCGACACGGACGTCGTGCCTTGGGACATCGGGGCTTTTGCCAGCCACACGACCTATCTGGTCGGCACGGCCGCCAAAATGGCAGCCGGCAAGGTCCGCGCCGCCGTGCTCGCCAGAGCGGCGATGAAACTGCAGGTCTCGCCGGAAGATATCGACCTTTCCGAAGGCAAGGTCTTCCTCATTGCCGAGCCCGATCGCTCTATGACGGTGTCGCAGGCTATGGGCCCCTCGCGCGGCATCCCTGCCGCCAATATCGTTGCCAACGGCACCTACGAACCGACGAAATCCTACTCGTTCGCCGCCCATTTTACCGAGGTGGACGTCGACACGGAAACAGGCATCGTCGAGGTCAAGCGCGTCGTGCCGGTGCACGACGTCGGTCGCGTCATCCATCCGATCGCGGCGCAGGGCCAGATCGAGGGCGGCATCCAGCAGGGCATCGGCCACACGCTGACCGAAGACTATGTTATCGACAAGAAGACCGGGCGTTCGCTCAATGCGGGTCTCGTCGACTACAAGATGCCGCTGTCGATGGACATGCCCGACATCGAGACGATCATCCTTGAGGCGGCGCCCGACCCGGGCGGGCCCTGGGGCGCCAAGGGTGTGGGCGAAGATCCGATCATCGCCATCGGCCCCTCCATCGCCAACGCCATCCACGACGCCATCGGCGTCCGCTTCCACCACTATCCGATCACGCCGGAAGACATCCTGAAAGCCTTGAGGGAGAAGGGCGCATGA
- a CDS encoding GTP-binding protein gives MHIEPASQQKLPITILTGFLGSGKTTLLNYILTERHGHRIAVIENEYGEVDVDSDLVLASDEEIFQMQNGCICCFVDVRNDLIDVMKKLLSHKDKFDHIIVETSGLADPTPVATAFFVDRSVADEVELDAVVTLVDAMHIDQHLYDPVLDGSDNQAVNQIVAADRILVNKIDLAEEEALGSLESSLRRLNQTAPILRSSYGKVDLSNILGVKGFRPSYVRERAEILDIDMDDDHDAGHHHHDCKEPCCDHAHHDHGHHHHHDHERAPAPALRPHQHDVTVKSHSFVYPEAFDGERLAGFLTAYLGEHGGDIFRTKGIVSVAGDDRFFVLQAVHKLVDFRPDHAWGEDRRKSKFVFIGRNLDRESIDRNLRACLVP, from the coding sequence ATGCATATCGAGCCTGCGAGCCAGCAGAAACTCCCGATCACGATCCTCACCGGGTTTCTTGGATCCGGAAAGACGACGCTGCTCAACTACATTCTCACCGAGCGTCACGGTCACCGCATCGCGGTGATCGAGAACGAATACGGCGAGGTGGACGTCGACAGCGACCTGGTGCTCGCCTCGGACGAAGAAATCTTCCAGATGCAGAACGGCTGCATCTGCTGCTTCGTCGACGTGCGCAACGATCTGATCGACGTGATGAAGAAGCTCCTGAGCCATAAGGACAAGTTCGACCACATCATCGTCGAGACCTCGGGGCTTGCCGACCCGACGCCGGTCGCCACCGCCTTCTTCGTCGACCGCAGCGTTGCCGACGAAGTGGAACTCGATGCGGTCGTGACGCTGGTGGACGCGATGCACATCGACCAGCACCTCTATGATCCGGTGCTCGACGGCAGCGACAACCAGGCGGTCAACCAGATCGTCGCTGCCGACCGCATCCTCGTGAACAAGATCGACCTTGCAGAGGAGGAAGCGCTCGGCTCGCTGGAAAGCTCGTTGCGCAGGCTCAACCAGACGGCACCCATCCTCCGCTCCAGCTACGGCAAGGTGGACCTTTCCAACATCCTCGGGGTCAAGGGCTTCCGGCCGTCCTATGTGCGCGAGCGGGCGGAAATCCTCGACATCGACATGGACGACGATCACGACGCCGGTCATCATCACCATGATTGCAAGGAGCCATGTTGCGATCATGCCCATCACGACCATGGGCACCACCACCATCATGACCATGAACGTGCGCCCGCGCCCGCCCTTCGGCCGCACCAACACGATGTGACGGTGAAGTCGCACTCGTTCGTCTATCCCGAAGCCTTCGACGGCGAGCGGCTCGCGGGCTTCCTGACGGCCTATCTCGGCGAGCACGGGGGCGACATTTTTCGCACGAAGGGCATCGTTTCCGTTGCCGGCGACGACCGCTTCTTCGTGCTTCAGGCCGTGCACAAGCTTGTCGATTTCCGCCCGGACCATGCCTGGGGCGAAGACCGGCGGAAGTCGAAGTTCGTGTTCATCGGCCGCAATCTCGACCGCGAAAGTATCGACAGAAACTTGCGTGCATGCCTAGTGCCCTAG
- a CDS encoding amidohydrolase family protein: MIIDLSCYPTDLVDLAWRHDGPPFTGDKLLKMMDGPYYVNGKPRRIDKAFIQPPQGNTIYTHEVMDLEGKAAIRQYMAYTEKMVTEHPDRFLGCFVYNPRYGTQNGAEEIERYAKEFDFKMVQLQANMHAYRPDRALDWLRPALKKCADLGLMVKVHTGDGPYSIPTEFYPIIREFPEVNFILAHFGVQTGGVYVFEPMQMALDTPSVYVESGWCLQSRIVEFAKVLPKHKILFGSDTPPNEPGMWINLLEVLCHEPPQGLNLDEDTLEDYLGNNVARMIGLEATKPPATVEEAEAYLRQHGVALAA; the protein is encoded by the coding sequence ATGATTATTGACCTGAGCTGCTATCCCACCGACCTGGTGGACCTGGCTTGGCGACACGATGGACCGCCGTTCACCGGCGACAAGCTGCTGAAGATGATGGATGGCCCCTACTATGTGAACGGCAAGCCGCGCCGGATCGACAAGGCCTTCATCCAGCCGCCGCAAGGCAACACCATCTACACGCATGAGGTGATGGATCTGGAAGGCAAGGCCGCCATTCGCCAGTACATGGCCTACACGGAAAAGATGGTGACCGAGCATCCCGACCGGTTCCTCGGCTGCTTCGTCTACAACCCGCGCTACGGCACCCAGAATGGCGCCGAAGAAATCGAACGCTATGCCAAGGAGTTCGATTTCAAGATGGTGCAGCTGCAGGCGAACATGCACGCCTACCGCCCGGACCGCGCGCTCGACTGGCTGCGACCGGCACTGAAGAAGTGCGCGGATCTCGGCCTGATGGTGAAGGTGCATACCGGCGACGGTCCGTACTCGATCCCGACGGAGTTCTACCCGATCATCCGCGAGTTCCCGGAGGTCAACTTCATCCTGGCGCATTTCGGCGTTCAGACCGGCGGCGTCTATGTGTTCGAGCCGATGCAGATGGCGCTCGACACGCCGAGTGTCTACGTGGAATCCGGCTGGTGCCTGCAGTCGCGCATCGTCGAATTCGCCAAGGTTCTGCCCAAGCACAAGATCCTCTTCGGCTCCGACACGCCGCCGAACGAACCGGGCATGTGGATCAACCTCCTCGAAGTTCTCTGCCACGAGCCGCCGCAGGGCCTGAACCTCGATGAGGATACGCTGGAAGATTACCTCGGCAACAACGTCGCCCGGATGATCGGCCTGGAAGCGACGAAGCCACCGGCCACCGTCGAGGAAGCCGAGGCGTATCTGCGCCAGCACGGCGTCGCCCTTGCCGCGTAA
- a CDS encoding amidohydrolase family protein: MIIDTHLHPTNLVDEAWRHTGEPFTGERMLKLMDGPYMINGKPRRIDMGFIQPPPGNTGYRDGNRKGRDGIRDYMAYCAELCQKYPDRFIGNFNYNPRWGPENGAAELEFHVKEYGFKMLKLHANMHGYRPDRALDWLRPAMKKCAELGVVVLIHTGDGPYTIPTMFYPIIREFPMVNFIIGHFGIQTGGNYSFESFWMAMDTPNVYCESGWCFQSRIVEFAQQLPKNKIVFGTDSPPNDPGMWLRELEVLCKDPPHGINLSEDDLEGYLGNNIAKLVGIDPSPPPRDLRDAQARLKDSYAGVDRATGKHKEFA, from the coding sequence ATGATCATCGATACCCATCTTCACCCGACCAACCTCGTCGATGAGGCGTGGCGTCACACGGGCGAGCCCTTCACCGGCGAGCGCATGCTCAAGCTGATGGACGGTCCCTATATGATCAACGGCAAACCGCGCCGGATCGATATGGGCTTCATCCAGCCGCCGCCGGGCAACACCGGATACCGCGACGGCAACCGCAAGGGTCGCGACGGCATTCGCGACTACATGGCCTATTGTGCCGAGCTTTGCCAGAAATACCCGGACCGCTTTATCGGCAACTTCAACTACAACCCGCGCTGGGGACCTGAAAACGGCGCGGCGGAGCTCGAATTCCACGTCAAGGAATACGGCTTCAAGATGCTGAAGCTGCACGCCAACATGCACGGCTACCGGCCCGACCGCGCGCTCGACTGGCTGCGGCCGGCGATGAAGAAGTGCGCCGAGCTCGGCGTCGTGGTGCTCATCCACACCGGCGACGGCCCGTACACCATCCCGACGATGTTCTACCCGATCATCCGCGAGTTCCCGATGGTCAACTTCATCATCGGCCACTTCGGCATCCAGACCGGCGGCAACTACTCGTTCGAGTCCTTCTGGATGGCGATGGATACCCCGAACGTCTATTGCGAATCCGGCTGGTGCTTCCAGTCGCGCATCGTGGAGTTCGCCCAGCAGCTGCCGAAGAACAAGATCGTCTTCGGCACGGACAGCCCGCCGAACGATCCGGGCATGTGGCTGCGCGAGCTCGAAGTGCTCTGCAAGGATCCGCCGCACGGCATCAACCTCTCCGAGGACGATCTCGAAGGCTATCTCGGCAACAACATCGCCAAGCTCGTCGGCATCGACCCTTCGCCGCCGCCGCGTGACCTCCGGGACGCCCAGGCGCGCCTGAAGGATAGCTATGCCGGTGTCGACCGGGCCACGGGCAAGCACAAGGAATTTGCCTGA
- a CDS encoding UbiD family decarboxylase: MTQYHKQDARSFLADYSAEYPEDVITIDQPVLDDQDATALIWNLAERGRHPMLHLTNVSGIGSEVLCNIFASRDRIARLLGSTADRLHEAYQGRANRPFTPEVLKEGPITQEIISGDAVDLNALPMLKHFDTDRAKYITSGIIIGEHPETGAGNLSYHRAMIHSKNSLATSLHSRGHLWRLMNMAKEKGRPMPVAMVIGGHPLFMIAASARLAFGEDERDVAGGLMGEPLQVVRTPKYGIRVPAHAEIVLEGVLDPEAHVEEGPFGEFTGYSSDRSTNNLFTVETVMRRRDAILVSVAGGNSAEHLNLGRVPREAEVVEKLKARFPSITAVHYPSSGTHFHAYIAMNQTREGEARQVMLGLLGWDQYLKTVVVVDADVDITRDSEVLWALATHFQPHKDVVIIEGLPGNALDPSASGIGTTSRMGLDATRGPNFHGVRARISDEASARAAMLLKSVG, encoded by the coding sequence ATGACCCAGTACCACAAGCAAGATGCCCGCAGCTTCCTCGCCGACTACAGCGCGGAGTACCCAGAAGATGTCATCACCATCGACCAGCCGGTCTTGGACGATCAGGATGCAACGGCACTGATCTGGAACCTGGCCGAGCGGGGGCGGCACCCCATGCTGCACCTGACGAATGTTTCCGGGATCGGCAGTGAAGTGCTCTGCAACATCTTTGCCTCGCGCGACCGTATCGCCCGCCTGCTCGGGTCTACGGCCGACAGGCTGCACGAAGCCTACCAGGGACGCGCTAACCGGCCGTTCACGCCGGAGGTCCTGAAAGAAGGCCCGATCACCCAGGAGATCATCTCGGGCGATGCCGTCGATCTTAACGCGCTCCCGATGCTCAAGCACTTCGATACGGATCGGGCGAAATACATCACCAGCGGCATCATCATCGGCGAGCATCCGGAAACCGGTGCCGGCAATCTCAGCTACCACCGCGCGATGATTCATTCGAAGAATTCGCTTGCGACCTCGTTGCATTCGCGCGGCCATCTCTGGCGGCTGATGAACATGGCCAAGGAGAAGGGCAGGCCGATGCCGGTCGCGATGGTCATCGGCGGCCATCCGCTCTTCATGATCGCCGCCTCCGCCCGCCTTGCCTTCGGCGAAGACGAACGCGATGTCGCAGGCGGGCTGATGGGCGAACCGCTTCAGGTCGTGCGTACGCCGAAATACGGCATTCGCGTTCCCGCCCATGCCGAGATCGTGCTCGAAGGTGTGCTGGATCCCGAGGCGCATGTCGAGGAGGGGCCGTTCGGCGAGTTCACCGGCTATTCATCCGACCGCTCGACCAACAACCTCTTCACCGTCGAAACCGTGATGCGCAGGCGCGACGCCATTCTCGTCAGCGTGGCGGGCGGCAATTCGGCCGAACACCTCAACCTCGGCCGCGTGCCGCGCGAGGCCGAGGTGGTGGAGAAACTGAAGGCGCGCTTTCCCTCGATCACCGCAGTGCACTATCCCTCGTCGGGCACGCATTTTCACGCCTACATCGCCATGAACCAGACGCGTGAGGGGGAGGCGCGGCAGGTCATGCTCGGTCTTCTCGGCTGGGACCAGTACCTGAAGACCGTGGTCGTGGTGGACGCGGATGTCGATATTACCCGCGACAGCGAGGTGCTCTGGGCGCTCGCCACTCATTTCCAGCCGCACAAGGATGTCGTCATCATCGAGGGCCTGCCGGGCAATGCACTCGACCCCTCGGCCAGCGGCATCGGTACGACCTCGCGCATGGGGCTCGACGCGACGCGCGGCCCGAATTTCCACGGCGTGCGCGCCCGTATCAGCGACGAGGCAAGCGCACGCGCCGCGATGCTCCTCAAAAGCGTGGGATAG
- a CDS encoding UbiX family flavin prenyltransferase has product MTHPKRMIVGISGASGVVYGKRILELLRDLEIETHLIMSRAACITLAAEATFSRQDLEALATTTHSNKDIGAVCSSGSYKTLGMIVAPCSVKTLAEIATGTTDNLISRAADVVLKERRRLVLMLRETPLHLGHIRNMAQVTEMGGIIYPPVPAFYAKPQSIEDMVDHTVGRVLDLFDLDPGIVRRWRGTQGVE; this is encoded by the coding sequence ATGACCCATCCAAAACGCATGATCGTTGGCATTTCGGGCGCGTCGGGCGTGGTCTACGGCAAGCGCATCCTCGAATTGCTGCGCGATCTCGAGATCGAGACGCATCTGATCATGTCGCGTGCCGCCTGCATCACGCTTGCGGCCGAGGCGACGTTTTCCAGGCAGGACCTCGAAGCGCTGGCGACGACCACCCATTCCAACAAGGATATCGGCGCCGTCTGTTCCTCCGGTTCCTACAAGACGCTCGGCATGATCGTCGCCCCCTGTTCGGTCAAGACGCTGGCCGAGATCGCCACGGGCACGACGGACAACCTCATTTCCCGCGCGGCCGACGTGGTGCTGAAGGAACGCCGTCGCCTCGTCCTTATGCTCAGAGAGACGCCGCTTCATCTCGGCCATATCCGCAACATGGCGCAGGTGACCGAAATGGGCGGCATCATCTATCCGCCTGTCCCGGCCTTTTATGCGAAACCCCAGAGCATCGAAGACATGGTCGACCACACCGTCGGCCGCGTGCTCGATCTCTTTGATCTCGACCCGGGTATTGTGCGCCGCTGGCGGGGAACGCAGGGAGTGGAGTGA
- a CDS encoding XdhC family protein encodes MTIRIAADPETLAPEPRAAFLSDDAIEILSFAARSLEEGQPTALITLVDIRGGAARALGAQMVVRGDGLYCGFVSGGCTEAAVAADAMSALNKRMDRLLRLGEGSPFFDIVLPCGGGITLAIHVLEDAAVLSQALSALQRRSPVGLRYHPGKRTLSLQRGEEASGWYGDCFVRAYRPRPRVVIAGTPLEIDTVARIAVAAGYETVTLARGQIPSPDELDADTAVALLFHDVDRELPMLSAALASRAFYIGALGSRRTHAKRCQLLRDGGGDERLLSRIKAPIGLFDKARDARSLAVSVVADIAHARLRLD; translated from the coding sequence GTGACGATCCGCATAGCCGCCGATCCGGAAACGCTTGCGCCAGAACCGCGCGCGGCCTTCCTGTCCGACGATGCGATCGAGATATTGTCCTTTGCTGCTCGATCGCTCGAAGAGGGCCAGCCGACGGCCCTCATCACGCTCGTCGACATTCGTGGCGGTGCGGCGCGCGCCCTTGGCGCGCAAATGGTCGTGCGCGGCGATGGTCTCTATTGCGGTTTCGTCTCCGGCGGTTGCACCGAAGCGGCCGTCGCCGCAGACGCAATGTCTGCCCTCAACAAGCGCATGGATCGTCTTCTTCGACTTGGCGAAGGGTCCCCGTTTTTCGATATTGTCCTGCCCTGTGGCGGCGGTATTACCCTTGCGATCCATGTGTTGGAGGACGCAGCCGTCTTGAGCCAGGCGCTATCCGCGCTTCAGCGTCGCTCGCCGGTGGGACTGCGCTATCACCCTGGCAAGCGCACGCTTTCATTGCAGCGCGGTGAGGAGGCAAGCGGCTGGTATGGCGATTGCTTTGTGCGCGCCTACCGACCAAGGCCGCGGGTCGTGATCGCCGGCACGCCGCTGGAGATCGACACGGTTGCGCGCATTGCCGTTGCCGCCGGTTACGAGACAGTCACGCTCGCGCGCGGCCAGATACCGTCGCCAGACGAACTCGACGCCGATACCGCTGTCGCGCTGCTTTTCCACGACGTTGATCGCGAATTGCCGATGCTCAGCGCAGCGCTGGCGTCGCGTGCGTTCTACATCGGCGCCCTTGGCAGCCGCCGGACCCATGCGAAACGCTGCCAGCTGCTGCGTGATGGCGGGGGAGACGAACGTCTGCTTTCTCGCATCAAGGCGCCGATCGGCCTTTTCGACAAGGCAAGGGATGCACGTTCACTCGCAGTATCGGTCGTGGCCGATATCGCACATGCGCGCCTGCGGCTCGATTGA
- a CDS encoding sulfite oxidase gives MPLFIVHHHRSHEAYLARDPVKGVTLLNHLSRPNAARHGVLIKGEAVAQGSHLLVLIAEAADEAILQAFLAPLRKAGDVDVMPAVTFAAMVSSGGCAEHPVRVSADTLDLADACQDAAEAGLFIHSVNPLNGETSVPDLAGGAVMPNGRFYLRNHFDIPALGGDSYRLSIGGLVDRPLELSMKELHNLHAETRVVTLECAGNGRSLFDPAVPGEAWGLGAVSTAEWTGVRLMDVLERAGLRAGASELTFRGADSGVVDGHDAPVRFERGLSLEQVRETDAILAYDMNGEPLSPLHGYPLRLIVPGWYAVASVKWLTEISVTDQACDAYYQAEKYWYEWTRNGHDERAQVKLMNVRALISSPGEGESLSRGDTAIRGVAWSGTGAISRVDVSLNGGPWREARLVGERRHSAWQWWELITRLEEIGPLTVRARATDMTGRTQPERAEWNRLGYGNNSIHSVAARVL, from the coding sequence TTGCCGTTGTTCATTGTGCATCATCACCGCTCGCACGAAGCCTACCTGGCGCGTGATCCGGTCAAGGGCGTGACGCTCCTGAACCATTTGAGCCGGCCAAACGCTGCTCGCCACGGTGTGTTGATCAAGGGGGAAGCGGTCGCGCAGGGCTCACATTTGCTGGTGCTCATTGCCGAGGCAGCGGATGAAGCGATCCTTCAGGCTTTTTTGGCACCCCTCCGTAAAGCCGGGGATGTCGATGTGATGCCAGCGGTGACGTTCGCCGCGATGGTGTCGAGCGGTGGATGCGCGGAACATCCAGTGCGTGTCTCTGCAGATACACTTGATCTGGCGGACGCCTGCCAGGATGCAGCCGAGGCCGGTCTTTTCATCCACAGCGTCAATCCGTTGAATGGCGAGACCTCGGTGCCGGACCTTGCAGGCGGTGCCGTGATGCCAAACGGTCGGTTCTACCTGCGCAACCACTTCGACATTCCGGCCCTTGGCGGCGACAGCTACCGGCTTTCGATCGGCGGACTGGTCGACAGGCCGTTGGAACTAAGCATGAAGGAGCTTCACAATCTTCATGCCGAAACCCGGGTGGTGACGCTTGAATGCGCTGGCAATGGCCGCAGCCTCTTCGATCCGGCCGTGCCCGGCGAAGCCTGGGGGCTAGGCGCCGTCAGCACTGCAGAGTGGACCGGCGTTCGTCTGATGGACGTGCTTGAGCGAGCGGGACTGCGAGCCGGCGCGAGCGAGCTCACCTTTCGCGGCGCTGACAGCGGGGTCGTTGACGGGCATGATGCGCCGGTCCGTTTTGAACGCGGCCTCAGCCTGGAGCAGGTCCGGGAAACGGATGCGATTCTTGCCTATGACATGAACGGCGAACCGCTGTCGCCGCTTCATGGCTATCCGTTGCGGCTGATTGTGCCCGGCTGGTATGCGGTGGCGTCCGTCAAGTGGCTGACCGAGATTAGCGTTACCGACCAAGCCTGCGATGCGTACTACCAGGCGGAGAAGTACTGGTACGAGTGGACGCGAAATGGGCACGATGAACGCGCACAGGTGAAGCTGATGAACGTGCGAGCGTTGATATCGTCGCCTGGAGAGGGGGAGAGCCTTTCGCGCGGCGACACCGCGATCCGTGGGGTCGCGTGGTCGGGCACTGGGGCCATTTCCAGGGTCGATGTCAGCCTAAACGGCGGCCCGTGGCGCGAGGCACGGCTCGTTGGCGAACGACGACACTCTGCCTGGCAATGGTGGGAGTTGATCACTCGACTTGAGGAGATCGGTCCACTCACCGTGCGAGCACGTGCCACCGACATGACAGGCCGAACGCAACCCGAGCGAGCCGAGTGGAACCGTCTCGGCTACGGCAATAACTCGATCCACTCCGTCGCAGCGCGGGTGCTCTGA
- a CDS encoding LysR family transcriptional regulator: MSISLRQLRYFVATAELGQISQAAVDLSISQSAITTAIKELERIVGASLFLRTPSGMDLTMAGRQFLSHAYEILKKVDEATHLNVVSSSVEGTLAIAATYTVIGYFLPQHIERLRRLFPKLKVQLYELNRESIEEGLLTNRYDMAVLLTSNILNPALQTEKLMSSTRRLWVPAQHPLLARDNVGFREIAQEPYIMLTVDEAAHTSLKYWSASTYQPRVILRTSSVEAVRSLVANSQGVAILSDMVHRPWSLEGRRIETIDVRDAVPAMDVGLAWRRGAEFTPAMTALRSYFQQSFHLPGVRSSSFGAE; encoded by the coding sequence ATGTCGATCAGCCTTCGCCAGCTTCGCTATTTCGTCGCCACCGCCGAATTGGGGCAGATCTCGCAGGCTGCCGTCGATCTCTCCATTTCGCAGTCAGCGATTACCACCGCGATCAAGGAGTTGGAGCGCATCGTGGGCGCCAGCCTCTTCCTGCGCACGCCGAGCGGCATGGATCTGACCATGGCAGGCCGTCAGTTTCTCTCGCATGCCTACGAGATCTTGAAGAAGGTCGATGAGGCAACGCATCTCAACGTGGTGAGCAGTTCGGTGGAGGGTACGCTGGCTATAGCCGCCACCTATACGGTGATCGGCTACTTCCTGCCGCAACATATAGAACGGCTTCGGCGGCTATTCCCGAAGCTCAAGGTTCAGTTGTACGAACTCAATCGTGAGTCGATCGAGGAGGGGTTGCTGACGAACCGCTACGATATGGCCGTCCTGCTCACCTCCAATATCCTCAATCCCGCGCTTCAGACCGAAAAACTCATGAGTTCGACGCGGCGTCTCTGGGTTCCCGCCCAGCATCCGTTGCTTGCGCGCGACAATGTCGGCTTTCGCGAGATCGCCCAGGAACCCTATATCATGCTGACGGTCGATGAGGCCGCTCATACCTCGCTCAAATACTGGAGCGCATCGACCTATCAACCGCGCGTCATCCTTCGGACCTCGTCGGTCGAGGCGGTTCGGTCTCTGGTAGCCAACAGCCAGGGCGTGGCGATCCTCTCCGACATGGTTCACCGTCCCTGGTCACTGGAAGGGCGCCGTATCGAAACGATCGACGTGCGCGACGCAGTTCCGGCGATGGATGTCGGGCTTGCCTGGCGCCGAGGCGCGGAATTCACGCCGGCCATGACGGCGCTTCGTTCCTATTTCCAGCAGAGCTTTCATCTGCCGGGCGTTCGGTCCAGTTCGTTCGGAGCGGAGTGA